In one window of Helianthus annuus cultivar XRQ/B chromosome 17, HanXRQr2.0-SUNRISE, whole genome shotgun sequence DNA:
- the LOC110924575 gene encoding DNA-binding protein HEXBP-like: MSNKYIWGEYQGEGPSSIRREPHRKLGLNYQNQGGYLGNKPRCPKCQRHHSGSCAKSCCHRCKKLGHMARDCRSPYPANRNQRQHQQGNERCYQCGAESHFKRNCPQMRQNRDNSVNKGNGNNNGDNKDNRRTGRHELLNGQEEEGNNLNVVAGKFYFS, translated from the coding sequence ATGAGTAACAAGTATATTTGGGGTGAGTACCAAGGTGAGGGTCCTAGCTCTATACGACGGGAACCGCACAGGAAACTCGGGCTGAACTACCAAAATCAGGGGGGATACCTAGGGAATAAACCGAGATGCCCCAAGTGCCAACGGCACCACAGCGGGTCATGTGCGAAATCGTGTTGTCATCGGTGCAAGAAGCTGGGACATATGGCtagagactgtaggagcccatatCCTGCAAACCGAAACCAACGACAACACCAGCAGGGTAATGAGAGATGTTACCAGTGCGGTGCTGAGAGTCACTTCAAGAGGAACTGTCCGCAGATGAGACAGAATCGTGACAACAGCGTCAAcaagggcaacgggaacaataacggaGACAATAAGGATAACCGCAGGACTGGTAGGCATGAGCTTCTGAATggacaagaggaagaaggaaacaACCTCAACGTTGTGGCGGGTAAGTTCTATTTTAGTTAA